The window CACGGGCCGAAGACCTCGCGGTTGCGCGCGTCGCTCCACTCGGGCCGGTGGTAGCGGTGCGCGGCCGAGAAACGGACCCGGCGGGTGAGCTGCATGCGGGGCATCGTGCCGGGTGATGTGTGAGGTCGCACGCCGGAGAGAGGGCGCCCCGGCGCGCGGGGAAGAATAGGCGAGGCGCGCCGCCCTCCACAAGCTCGCCGGGAACAGATCGGTGATCGGCCCGCATCTGAAACGGCTTGAAGGGCACGCTCCTTGCTAAATAATGCGGAGCCCACATGGTGCGTTTCTCGCCCCGTACTTCCACGATGTCCGCCACCGCAGCCGCCTCGACCATCATCCCGATGGTCGCCCTGTCGTTCGTAGCACCCCGGTGCACGCAGCCCGAGCCGCCCCAGGCGCCGCGGGATCCCGTGCTTCCCGGCGGCGCGGGCGAGGCCGCCCCGCAGCCGGCCTCGGTGCTGATCGCCGAGGACCACGAGGACAGCCGCGAGGCGCTGGGCACGCTGCTGGACGCCTTCGGCTTCCGCGTGCTGGTGGCCACGAACGGGCGCGAGGCGGTGGAGACGGCGCTGGCCGAGCAGCCGGACCTGGTGCTGATGGACATGATGATGCCCGAGGTGGACGGCTTCGAGGCCACGCGCACGCTGCGCGCCGCGCCGGAGTTCCGCCAGGTGCCCATCATCGCGCTGACGGCCATGGAGGGCGCCCGCGAGCGGGTGATGGAGGCCGGCTGCGACGACTTCGTGAGCAAGCCCATCGACGTGCGCTCGTTCCTGGAGAAGGTGCGCGGCTGGCTCGCCGCCGGCCACCCGGCCTGAGATCGCCGCGCCGTATCTCCGGTCCCGCCGACCGAGCACGCCCGATCCGGCGAAGATGATCCCCCGACGCCACGGCTCGCCGCCGTGGCGTTCTTGCGTTCCGCGCGCACGGTGGCGCGCGGTGCGGCGGGGCCGGGCGAGGAACTTGCGAAACGCGCCCTCCGTGGCGGAACGCCGTTTGTTCCCGCCGTCACCGCTCCGCCCGTACCACGTTTCGACCGGACAGCGCGCGTGCATTGTGAGTGCAGAACCGATTCGCGGACCCTGGTGGTGGTCACGCCGGACCTGGAAGCCTATCCCGAGCTGGCGACCTTCGGCAGCGGGCGCGACTGGACGGTCCACGACAGCCTTGGCGCGCTGGAGATCCGCGTGGGCGCGGACTTCGAGTGGAGCGGCATCGCCGAGGCGGCGAACTTCCTGCGCGCGGTGCTGGACCCGCGGCGCTTCGGCGAGCTGCGGGGCGCGTGGGTGCAGAACGGCGTGGCGGTGGAGAAGCAGCTGCCGAAGCTGATCCAGGCGCGGCCGCTGGCCGAGATGGTGCCGGTGGACAGCTCGGCGCTGATGGGCATCTTGGACGGCGGGCGGCTGGAGACGTGGTTCCAGCCGGTCTTCCGATCGGAGGGGCTGGAGCTGTGGGGCTTCGAATGCCTCATGCGCGGCCGCGACGCCGGCGGCGGGCTGGTGGGCGCGCCGGCGCTGCTGGAGTGGGCGCGGCAGGAGCACCTGACGTTCATGCTGGACCGCGTGAGCCGCGAGACGCACCTGCGCAACGCGGGCGCCGCGGGAATGCCGGCCCATTGCAGCTTCCTGGTGAACTTCCTCCCCACCGCCATCTACAAGCCGGAGTTCTGCCTGGCGACCACGGTGCGCGCCGCGGCCGAGAGTGGGCTGGACCCGTCGCGCGTGATCTTCGAGGTAGTGGAGACCGAGCGCGTGCCGGACCGCGGCCACCTGCGCTCGATCCTGGCGTTCTACCGGGAGCGGGGCTTCCGCATCGCGCTGGACGACGTGGGGTCGGGGTTCGCCGGGCTGTCGCTGCTGGGCGACCTGCGGCCGGACCTGATCAAGATCGACCGTGAGCTGGTGGAGAAGGCGCCCGGGTCGCCCATCCATCGCGAGATCTGCGCGTCGCTGGTGCGCATCGGGCACGACAGCGGCCTGCTGGTGCTGGCCGAGGGCGTAGAGACGGAGACGGAGTGGAAGCTGATGGAGG of the Longimicrobiaceae bacterium genome contains:
- a CDS encoding response regulator — protein: MSATAAASTIIPMVALSFVAPRCTQPEPPQAPRDPVLPGGAGEAAPQPASVLIAEDHEDSREALGTLLDAFGFRVLVATNGREAVETALAEQPDLVLMDMMMPEVDGFEATRTLRAAPEFRQVPIIALTAMEGARERVMEAGCDDFVSKPIDVRSFLEKVRGWLAAGHPA
- a CDS encoding EAL domain-containing protein, which gives rise to MVVTPDLEAYPELATFGSGRDWTVHDSLGALEIRVGADFEWSGIAEAANFLRAVLDPRRFGELRGAWVQNGVAVEKQLPKLIQARPLAEMVPVDSSALMGILDGGRLETWFQPVFRSEGLELWGFECLMRGRDAGGGLVGAPALLEWARQEHLTFMLDRVSRETHLRNAGAAGMPAHCSFLVNFLPTAIYKPEFCLATTVRAAAESGLDPSRVIFEVVETERVPDRGHLRSILAFYRERGFRIALDDVGSGFAGLSLLGDLRPDLIKIDRELVEKAPGSPIHREICASLVRIGHDSGLLVLAEGVETETEWKLMEELGANLFQGYLFGRPSPNPVPRAAIAA